The Cytobacillus firmus genome segment TAATTAAGACGGTTCTTGCTTTCTTCCATATCAGCGGCTGTAATTTTATTCCTCGCGAGTCCTTTTTCAAAGATGCTGTCAATCTCTTTTTCCGCCCGGATTAATTGCTCCTGGCTGATATCTACAAGGGTTGTATGGAAGCCCCCGACTGCACTGACATACGCAATCCCGCGCCCCATGACACCTGAACCGATCACGACAATATTTTTCAAGGTATAATCCCCCTTTCAGTTTAAAAAAAGACGAGCACCCGATACGAGATGCTCGCAAACCATATAACGGGCAAATATTCTAAAAGTAATTCTAGTTTTATCGCAGTTTAACTGGCAGTAAGACCCCCACTGATTGAAGTTTCACTTTATCGTTTTACAATGGCTATTTCCCTTGAAACACAGGCTTCCGCTTTTGCATAAATGCCGCTACACCCTCTTTATGATCAAGAGTTAAGCCTGCAATCCGCTGTCCTTGTGCATCCCGCTCCAGACTATCTTCCAGAGTGGATTCCCAGCTCGCTTTCAGATTTTTCTTGATTACGGCAATCGCTGCTGTCGGCATACTGGCAAGCCTTTCTGCAAAAGCAGTTATTTCAGCCTGCCATTTCTCCATAGGAATTACCTTTGTAGCAAGGCCTAGATCTTTGGCTTCCTCTGCATTAATTTTTTCACCGAGCACTGCAAGCTCCATGGCTTTGGCATGACCGATCAGCTTAGGCAGAAAGTATAGATTTCCGGCGTCAGGCACCAGCCCGACATGAATAAAGGCTTCTAAAAAACTGGCTTTTTCAGATAGGAGCCTAAAATCGCAGGCTAACGCAAGACTCATGCCGGCACCTGCTGCCACCCCATTAACTGCTGCGATAATAGGTTTCTCGCATCTATGAATCTCCATCACCATCGGATTATAGAACCTCCGGAGAACCTCTCCATGATCCATGTCCTCATTTACACCCTGAAGATCCTGGCCGGAGCAGAATGCCCGGCCTTCACCAGTAATGACAAGACATCTGACTTCTTTATCCCTTCCAGCCTGTTTTACGGACTGCTGAACCTCTTTATTCAGCTGTTCGGTGAACGCATTCAGCTTATCCGGCCGGTTTAATGTAATCCATGCTACACCGTTTCCGACCTCGTATTTTACGGTTTCAAACATTCGCTATGTACACCTCCTCTACTTTCCTTTAAAATGAGGCTTGCGTTTTTCAATAAAGGCATTCATTCCTTCTTTTTGATCTTCTGTCGAGAATAATAGATAAAAATTCTTTCTTTCGAATTCCATTCCTTCATTTAAAGGAGTGTCAACCGCCTTTAAGACCGCTTCTTTTATAAGACGTATAGCGATTGGCGCCTGGCTGGAAATTTGCTCAGCCGCTTTCATTGTTTCTTCCAGCAGAAGTTCTTCTGCTATAAGCTGGTTGACGATGCCATGGTGAAGGGCTTCTCTCGCCGAGATTCTTTTGCCGGTAAAAAGCCATTCCATTGCTTTCGTTTTTCCGACAAGCTTAGTTAGCCTTTGCGTGCCGCCAGCACCAGGCATAACGCCCAGGTTCACTTCCGGAAATCCAAATTCCGCGTTATCCGCCGCATAAAGCAAGTCACAGCATAACGCAAGCTCAAAGCCTCCACCAAGGGCAAATCCCTGTACCGCGCCAATTATCGGTTTCTTAATCATGGCAAGGCGATCCCAATCTTTAAATTGATTGCGAAGCTCAAAATCGATTGCATGATCATTTGCCATTTCATCAATATCTGCCCCGGCTGCAAAGGCTCTTCCATTGCCGCTTAATACGATGGCCTTGACGCTTGAGTCTGCCTCAAAGCCCTCCATCGCTGCAAGAATCTCTGAAACCATCGTGCGGTTTATTGCATTTAGAACCTTGGGCCGGTTCAAAGCGATTAAACCAAGTTTTCCCTGCTGTGAAACTTCAATAGTTTCATAGCTTTTACTCATCTGCTTCCTCACCGATCATAAGTGTGATAATATCACCTGCAAATTTCATGGCGTCTTTGCCTGATGCCTTGCCTTCGTCTGTTCTCATGGCTTCCTGCAATGCTTCATGGCTGTCATAGTACATTTCGCACATCAAATAGTACTTTCCTTCGCCTCCCATAGGGCTGCCCACAATTTTTGTAACTTCCATTTTGCGGAGACCCGGAATTTTGGCTGTAAGAGGCGCGTGCGTATTAAAATAATGATCATCAAATGCCTCCTTATTTTCAGGATGCTTATAAAGAGCGATTAATTTTACCATTTGTCAACTTCCTCTCCATTTTTAATAGTTTTAAGTTTTGGATTTTATTTTTAAAAAAAGCCTGCTACATCATTGTCGATACTGGTTTCATAGCTTCAAAAGGGTTCCTGCAGGATTTGCAGTATAAGATGCTGCGGCAGGCTGTAGGGCCAAAAAGGTTATCCATCGTCGTGTATGCGGACCCGCAAAAAGGACAATCCACATGCCATTCGCCCGTTTCACTTATGAATTTTGGAGGTGGCGCGATCCCGAATTCCTTAAGCTTTATCCTGCCGGCCTCCGTTACCCGGTCAGACGTCCATGGCGGATGATAGATAAACTGGACTTCTATTTTTTTAAAAATCCCTGCTTTCCCCAGCTCGCGTTCAACGTTTTTTTGAATAATATCCAGGGCAGGGCATCCCATAAAAGTAGGCAGGAGTTTAACCAAAACGGACTGGCCCTCCGCCTTAATCTGTTCTACCATTCCTAAATCAACGATTGAAATGGTATCTATTTCAGGGTCTTTAACATTATGAAGCGCTTCTAACGCGGTTTTTATCAATATTTGATCCTGCTCCATTTACATCACCCTTTAGAAAACTTACCAGCTTGCAGCCGGATTTATATTATACACCTCGCTCAAAGTGGACAATGCGTCATCCAGGTCGGCAGTATGCTCTCCTATTCGTCCATTTCCAGTCTTCATAGCAAGGTCCGCTTCTGAGACTGCCAGCTTGACAGATTCAAAAACAGGCTTCATGATAAACAGCCAGCGCTGCTTTAAAACTTCTTCCTTTTCAATGAGGCCATGTTCACCCATTTCTTTTGCCAGGGGCCCCAAATTCAGAACTCCTTCGAAATCCGCTAAGACCTTCCCAATGGCCGCTTCCATTCTCGTTCTGGCTTCTCCGCCAGCCTGCATCAGCTGTATGAACCATGTTTTCCAGTGAAGAAGGTGGTAATAAAGCTCCATATTGACCTTTAATGCCACCTCGGCTAAAGGCTGATAAGAAGAGTTTTTCAGAGATTCCAATCTGATTTTTTTCGCTTGGGAATAAAAATAATTCCTTACAACCGCAAATGCCCAGTCATATTGTGCTGAAGACAAGTAATGACCAGGGCCATTTACCAATTCTAAAAGGACAGCATTTCGCCTTTCAGATGCTTCTCTTGCATGTGCAAGACTGTCTGCATTGCCTTCTCCGAGATCAGCCAGCAGCTGATAAAACATAGCCGCATGGCCCATGGTATCCTGGCTGATGGATGAAAAGGCGACATCCTCCTCTATATGTGGCGCCAGACCAAGCCATTCTGAACCCCGGTAGGCAAGGATGAAATCATCGTCAGCCAGCTGATACAATAATGATGTCAGTGCCGGTTTAATCTTAGCGTCGATTGGCATATTTCCTGCTGGCTCAGTCATCTTTTTTCATCCCTCCCCATGAAAGAATCTCCTTTTCATCAAGCATTTCCTGCTCATAGTGGCGCCACTTTTTCTTCAGATATCCATATCCTTTTGTAGTGCGGTATTCTTTGTTATCCAGACGCTGAAGTGATTGCTTTTCTTCCGGCGTCAGCTTCCGTATATCAGAGCGTTTGACCACCCAGATATCAGCAACCGCCTCTCTCCTCATAAAATTTTCCTGCGCCATGACGAGTGCAAGCTCCCGATTTGGCGCCAGCAGGGAAAATTGATATTGCAGAGGCGAGGTATCGGTTCTTTGACTAAAAACTTCAAATTCCTGATAGAATCCTTCGTTACCCAAAGGTACCCCTCCCATCTGAACAGTTTAATTTGCAGTATTGAGAGCTTCGCGCACCCACTTGTTAGTATCATAAGCAGTGCGTCGGAGGCCGAGCCGCTCCTGAGATTTTGGCCCATTATTTTTAATAATGTCCTTAAACCTATTCCAATCAGGCTGCTTATAAATCCACAGCTCCCGCTCCTGATCGAAATGCATCGTCTCGTCCGGCAGAGTGAGGCCAA includes the following:
- a CDS encoding enoyl-CoA hydratase-related protein, which produces MFETVKYEVGNGVAWITLNRPDKLNAFTEQLNKEVQQSVKQAGRDKEVRCLVITGEGRAFCSGQDLQGVNEDMDHGEVLRRFYNPMVMEIHRCEKPIIAAVNGVAAGAGMSLALACDFRLLSEKASFLEAFIHVGLVPDAGNLYFLPKLIGHAKAMELAVLGEKINAEEAKDLGLATKVIPMEKWQAEITAFAERLASMPTAAIAVIKKNLKASWESTLEDSLERDAQGQRIAGLTLDHKEGVAAFMQKRKPVFQGK
- a CDS encoding enoyl-CoA hydratase-related protein; the encoded protein is MSKSYETIEVSQQGKLGLIALNRPKVLNAINRTMVSEILAAMEGFEADSSVKAIVLSGNGRAFAAGADIDEMANDHAIDFELRNQFKDWDRLAMIKKPIIGAVQGFALGGGFELALCCDLLYAADNAEFGFPEVNLGVMPGAGGTQRLTKLVGKTKAMEWLFTGKRISAREALHHGIVNQLIAEELLLEETMKAAEQISSQAPIAIRLIKEAVLKAVDTPLNEGMEFERKNFYLLFSTEDQKEGMNAFIEKRKPHFKGK
- a CDS encoding EthD family reductase; translation: MVKLIALYKHPENKEAFDDHYFNTHAPLTAKIPGLRKMEVTKIVGSPMGGEGKYYLMCEMYYDSHEALQEAMRTDEGKASGKDAMKFAGDIITLMIGEEADE
- the paaD gene encoding 1,2-phenylacetyl-CoA epoxidase subunit PaaD, giving the protein MEQDQILIKTALEALHNVKDPEIDTISIVDLGMVEQIKAEGQSVLVKLLPTFMGCPALDIIQKNVERELGKAGIFKKIEVQFIYHPPWTSDRVTEAGRIKLKEFGIAPPPKFISETGEWHVDCPFCGSAYTTMDNLFGPTACRSILYCKSCRNPFEAMKPVSTMM
- the paaC gene encoding 1,2-phenylacetyl-CoA epoxidase subunit PaaC; amino-acid sequence: MTEPAGNMPIDAKIKPALTSLLYQLADDDFILAYRGSEWLGLAPHIEEDVAFSSISQDTMGHAAMFYQLLADLGEGNADSLAHAREASERRNAVLLELVNGPGHYLSSAQYDWAFAVVRNYFYSQAKKIRLESLKNSSYQPLAEVALKVNMELYYHLLHWKTWFIQLMQAGGEARTRMEAAIGKVLADFEGVLNLGPLAKEMGEHGLIEKEEVLKQRWLFIMKPVFESVKLAVSEADLAMKTGNGRIGEHTADLDDALSTLSEVYNINPAASW
- the paaB gene encoding 1,2-phenylacetyl-CoA epoxidase subunit PaaB; protein product: MGNEGFYQEFEVFSQRTDTSPLQYQFSLLAPNRELALVMAQENFMRREAVADIWVVKRSDIRKLTPEEKQSLQRLDNKEYRTTKGYGYLKKKWRHYEQEMLDEKEILSWGGMKKDD